Proteins found in one Erythrobacter sp. 3-20A1M genomic segment:
- the yidC gene encoding membrane protein insertase YidC: protein MENSRNIIFAVLACALIIFGWDAAMNYYYPQPDKGETNRADTPAERLEQETGDAPVAPGLPGAQGAVKQVDLATALSSAQRVRIDAPRVAGSINLVGARIDDVELKDHRETVEKDSGPVQLFAPEGTATQEYAQFGWVGSGAKLPDAQTRWQADGDLLTQAKPVTLSWNNGEGQTFRIRFSIDDNYMITAEQTVGNSGGGPIVARPFATITRTSKTASKDTWISHSGPIGTFADSVEYDPNYGDLVDDGPFTPTGKVGWIGFTDIYWLGALVPQTGAAPEAGFRSLGNDLFRADLIYRPASIAPGQALTRTTRLFAGAKDSTILDAYQDAGIPQFGLAVDWGWFRWFEKPMLWLLRQLFSIVGNFGVAIILLTVIVRGIMFPVAQKGFASMASMKAIQPKMKALQERYKDDKMKQQEEIQKLFKSEGVNPLAGCLPMLLQVPVFFALYKVLILAIEMRHQPFVLWIHDLSAPDPAHVLNLFGLLDFSPPGFLAIGPLALLLGFTMWATFKLNPAAMDPTQRQIFNIMPWIMMFVMAPFAAGLLLYWNTSNLLTLLQQRYLYSKHPQLRAQADEERKAKEADKGKAKA, encoded by the coding sequence TTGGAAAACTCACGCAATATCATCTTCGCCGTGCTGGCGTGCGCGCTGATCATCTTCGGATGGGACGCGGCGATGAACTATTACTATCCGCAACCCGACAAGGGCGAAACCAATCGCGCCGATACGCCCGCGGAGCGGCTGGAGCAGGAAACCGGCGATGCGCCGGTCGCCCCCGGCTTGCCCGGCGCCCAGGGGGCGGTCAAGCAGGTTGATCTCGCCACCGCGCTGTCCAGCGCGCAGCGGGTGCGGATCGATGCGCCGCGCGTGGCGGGTTCCATCAACCTGGTCGGCGCGCGGATCGACGATGTCGAGCTGAAGGATCACCGCGAGACGGTGGAGAAGGACAGCGGCCCGGTGCAGCTGTTCGCGCCCGAGGGCACCGCGACGCAGGAATACGCCCAGTTCGGCTGGGTCGGCAGCGGGGCGAAGCTGCCCGACGCGCAGACCCGCTGGCAGGCCGATGGCGATCTGCTGACCCAGGCGAAGCCGGTTACGCTGAGCTGGAACAACGGCGAAGGGCAGACCTTCCGCATCCGTTTCTCGATCGACGACAACTACATGATCACGGCGGAGCAGACCGTGGGCAACAGCGGGGGCGGGCCGATCGTCGCGCGCCCCTTCGCCACCATCACCCGCACCTCCAAGACCGCGAGCAAGGACACCTGGATCTCCCATTCCGGGCCGATCGGTACCTTCGCGGATTCGGTCGAATACGATCCCAATTACGGCGATCTGGTGGATGACGGGCCGTTCACGCCCACCGGCAAGGTCGGCTGGATCGGCTTTACCGACATCTACTGGCTGGGCGCGCTCGTGCCGCAAACGGGCGCTGCGCCGGAGGCGGGCTTCCGCTCGCTGGGCAACGACCTGTTCCGCGCCGACCTTATCTACCGCCCCGCCTCCATCGCACCGGGCCAAGCGCTGACCCGCACCACCCGGCTGTTCGCGGGGGCGAAGGATTCGACCATTCTCGACGCCTATCAGGATGCGGGGATTCCGCAGTTCGGCCTGGCGGTCGACTGGGGCTGGTTCCGCTGGTTCGAGAAGCCGATGCTGTGGCTGCTGCGCCAGCTGTTCTCCATCGTCGGGAATTTCGGCGTCGCGATCATCCTGCTGACGGTGATCGTGCGCGGGATCATGTTCCCGGTCGCGCAGAAGGGCTTCGCCAGCATGGCGAGCATGAAGGCGATCCAGCCGAAGATGAAGGCGCTGCAGGAACGCTACAAAGACGACAAGATGAAGCAGCAGGAGGAAATCCAGAAGCTGTTCAAGTCCGAAGGCGTCAATCCGCTGGCGGGCTGCCTGCCGATGCTGCTGCAGGTTCCGGTGTTTTTCGCGCTCTACAAGGTGCTGATCCTGGCGATCGAGATGCGCCACCAGCCCTTCGTGCTGTGGATCCACGACCTGTCCGCGCCCGACCCGGCGCATGTGCTGAACCTGTTCGGCCTGCTCGATTTCAGCCCGCCGGGCTTCCTGGCGATCGGCCCGCTTGCGCTGCTGCTCGGCTTCACCATGTGGGCGACGTTCAAGCTCAATCCGGCGGCGATGGACCCGACCCAGCGGCAGATTTTCAACATCATGCCGTGGATCATGATGTTCGTGATGGCCCCCTTCGCGGCCGGCCTGCTGCTGTACTGGAACACCTCCAACCTGCTGACCCTGCTCCAGCAGCGCTACCTCTATTCCAAGCACCCGCAATTGCGCGCGCAGGCGGACGAGGAGCGCAAGGCCAAGGAAGCGGACAAGGGTAAGGCAAAGGCGTGA
- the rnpA gene encoding ribonuclease P protein component → MYSAPVNDSISTLRKRADFLAANRGLRVARPGFVLLARANDGAGKRFGITVTKKIGNAVVRNRMKRRFRELLRAALPAEGLADHDHVLIGREGGVERDFAELRAELSAALARAAAGKGDPPRRRRPSRKPQKAHGRGRQP, encoded by the coding sequence GTGTATTCGGCTCCTGTGAACGACTCCATCTCCACCCTCCGCAAGCGCGCCGATTTCCTCGCCGCGAATCGCGGGCTGCGGGTCGCGCGGCCCGGCTTCGTGCTGCTGGCGCGGGCGAACGACGGGGCTGGCAAGCGGTTTGGCATCACCGTGACCAAGAAGATCGGCAATGCCGTGGTCCGCAACCGGATGAAGCGGCGCTTTCGCGAATTGCTGCGCGCGGCGCTGCCGGCCGAGGGGCTGGCCGACCACGACCACGTGCTGATCGGGCGCGAGGGCGGGGTGGAGCGCGATTTTGCCGAGCTGCGCGCGGAGCTGTCCGCCGCGCTCGCGCGGGCTGCCGCGGGGAAGGGCGATCCGCCGCGGCGCCGCCGTCCCAGTCGCAAACCGCAAAAGGCGCACGGGCGGGGCCGCCAGCCATGA
- the rpmH gene encoding 50S ribosomal protein L34, which produces MKRTFQPSNLVRARRHGFFARKATVGGRKILRARRARGRKKLSA; this is translated from the coding sequence ATGAAGCGGACATTCCAGCCCAGCAATCTCGTACGCGCCCGTCGCCACGGGTTCTTCGCACGCAAGGCGACCGTCGGCGGCCGCAAGATCCTGCGCGCCCGCCGCGCGCGCGGTCGCAAAAAACTCTCTGCCTGA
- a CDS encoding dicarboxylate/amino acid:cation symporter: protein MLAKWFAIPLWQRVIAALVLGTITGLVWGPGAENIKIVGDVFIAFIKMLVVPLIFFSLVSGVAAIGDLRKLGAVGGRALLLFVVTGQIAVWLGLFLGTVIQPGIGVDTAGLDLGPTPPPNETTWREMILGIVPQSPVQVMADVNVLPLIVFSLLIGVGILMADKDGTPVQKIFDSGSVVMQNVTMVVMELTPFGVYALMAWVAGTLGFDALIALGKLVGLNYLGCLLIIGLMYSAMIKFMAKLSPVDFFRGIVDAMAVSYSTASSNATLPVTLRCAERNLGVSNSVASFVIALGATINMNGTAMYLGLATLFGAQVFGVDLSWGQYFLISILATLGAVGAAGIPGAGLIMMALVFGAVGVPLETIAFVAGVDRIMDMMRTTTNVSGDAAVAVTVANMTGELDRAELTSADDV, encoded by the coding sequence TTGCTCGCAAAATGGTTCGCCATCCCGCTGTGGCAGCGGGTGATCGCAGCGCTGGTGCTCGGTACCATTACCGGGCTCGTCTGGGGGCCGGGGGCGGAAAACATCAAGATCGTGGGCGACGTGTTCATCGCTTTCATCAAGATGCTGGTCGTGCCCCTGATCTTCTTCAGCCTCGTCTCCGGCGTAGCGGCGATAGGCGACCTCAGGAAACTGGGCGCGGTCGGCGGGCGCGCCCTGCTGCTGTTCGTGGTGACGGGCCAGATCGCGGTGTGGCTGGGGCTGTTCCTCGGCACGGTGATCCAGCCGGGCATCGGCGTCGACACCGCCGGGCTCGACCTCGGCCCGACGCCGCCGCCGAACGAGACGACCTGGCGCGAGATGATCCTGGGCATCGTTCCGCAGAGCCCGGTGCAGGTGATGGCAGACGTCAACGTCCTGCCGCTGATCGTATTCAGCCTGCTGATCGGGGTCGGCATCCTGATGGCGGACAAGGACGGCACGCCGGTCCAGAAGATCTTCGATTCGGGATCGGTCGTGATGCAGAACGTCACCATGGTGGTGATGGAGCTCACACCGTTCGGGGTCTATGCGCTGATGGCATGGGTCGCGGGGACGCTGGGCTTCGACGCGCTGATCGCGCTCGGCAAGCTGGTCGGGCTCAATTATCTCGGCTGCCTGCTGATCATCGGCCTCATGTATTCGGCGATGATCAAGTTCATGGCGAAGCTCTCGCCGGTCGATTTCTTCCGCGGCATCGTGGACGCGATGGCGGTGAGTTATTCCACCGCAAGCTCCAACGCCACGCTGCCCGTCACGCTGCGCTGCGCGGAGCGGAACCTCGGCGTCTCCAACTCGGTCGCCAGCTTCGTGATCGCGCTGGGCGCGACGATCAACATGAACGGCACCGCGATGTATCTGGGCCTCGCCACGCTGTTCGGCGCGCAGGTGTTCGGCGTGGATCTGAGCTGGGGGCAGTATTTCCTGATCTCGATCCTGGCGACGCTGGGCGCGGTCGGCGCGGCGGGGATACCGGGCGCGGGGTTGATCATGATGGCGCTGGTGTTCGGGGCGGTCGGCGTGCCGCTGGAAACGATAGCCTTCGTCGCGGGCGTGGACCGGATCATGGACATGATGCGCACCACGACCAATGTCAGCGGAGACGCGGCGGTGGCGGTGACGGTGGCCAACATGACCGGCGAACTCGACCGCGCGGAACTGACCTCGGCGGACGATGTCTAG
- a CDS encoding cupin domain-containing protein, giving the protein MPRIDLAAIAQTNATGYPPPFDEAVRSRHYRRLAPAAGLTRMGASHVVLEPGAWSSQRHWHAEEDELLIMLEGEAVLVEDTGETVMRPGDIAAWPAGVENGHHLQNRTGAPCVFVAISAGDREADSGEYPDIDMAFSGEGYFHKDGTPYPAKRAR; this is encoded by the coding sequence GTGCCCCGCATCGATCTCGCCGCCATCGCGCAGACCAACGCCACCGGCTATCCGCCGCCCTTCGACGAAGCGGTGCGGAGCCGGCACTATCGCCGCCTCGCGCCCGCCGCCGGCCTGACGCGCATGGGTGCAAGCCACGTCGTGCTCGAACCGGGCGCCTGGTCGAGCCAGCGCCATTGGCATGCGGAGGAAGACGAACTGCTCATCATGCTCGAAGGCGAGGCGGTGCTGGTCGAAGACACGGGCGAGACCGTGATGCGCCCCGGCGACATCGCCGCCTGGCCCGCGGGGGTAGAGAACGGCCACCACCTCCAGAACCGCACCGGCGCACCGTGCGTCTTCGTCGCGATCAGCGCGGGCGATCGCGAGGCCGACAGCGGAGAGTACCCCGACATCGACATGGCGTTCTCGGGCGAGGGGTACTTCCACAAGGACGGTACGCCCTACCCGGCGAAGCGCGCGCGCTAA
- the yihA gene encoding ribosome biogenesis GTP-binding protein YihA/YsxC, whose translation MPGPDERDEEDAARLRALEREAQRLFSGRVEFLLSAPQLKFLPEPTVPEIAFCGRSNVGKSSLLNALTGRRAIARTSVTPGRTQELNFFEVGDPTKFRLVDMPGYGFAKAPVAVVEKWRQLVRTFLRGRQVLHRTLVLVDSRHGLKDVDREMMTMLDETAVGYRVVLTKADKIKASELQAVADRVTEEVRKRPAAFPALHLTSAEKGMGIPELRAAVLDDAGIMP comes from the coding sequence ATGCCAGGTCCGGATGAGCGGGACGAAGAGGACGCCGCCCGCCTGCGCGCGCTGGAGCGCGAGGCGCAGCGGCTGTTCTCGGGCCGGGTGGAGTTCCTCCTGTCCGCCCCGCAGCTGAAATTCCTGCCCGAGCCGACCGTGCCGGAGATCGCGTTCTGCGGGCGCTCCAATGTGGGCAAGAGCTCGCTGCTCAACGCGCTGACCGGCAGGCGGGCGATCGCGCGCACCTCGGTCACCCCGGGCCGCACGCAGGAGCTCAATTTCTTCGAGGTCGGCGATCCGACGAAGTTCCGCCTCGTGGATATGCCCGGCTACGGCTTTGCCAAGGCACCGGTCGCGGTGGTGGAGAAATGGCGTCAGCTGGTGCGCACCTTCCTGCGCGGGCGGCAGGTGCTCCACCGCACCCTAGTGCTGGTCGACAGCCGCCACGGGCTGAAGGATGTCGACCGCGAGATGATGACCATGCTCGACGAGACCGCCGTCGGTTACCGCGTGGTGCTGACCAAGGCGGACAAGATCAAGGCGAGCGAGCTGCAGGCGGTGGCGGACCGGGTGACAGAGGAAGTGCGCAAGCGCCCTGCCGCCTTCCCTGCGCTGCACCTGACCAGCGCGGAAAAGGGCATGGGCATTCCGGAATTGCGCGCCGCCGTGCTGGATGATGCCGGCATCATGCCCTAG
- the dapB gene encoding 4-hydroxy-tetrahydrodipicolinate reductase, with the protein MARIGIIGRDGRMGEALASVVAQMDHELAGGVDRGGDVATLADNSDALVDFSAPAALEANLHAAVGAGVPILIGTTGLADQHHTAIDNAARAVPVLQTGNTSLGVTLLAHLVHEAAARLGPDWDIEIVEMHHRMKVDAPSGTAKLLGEAAAAGRGVDLAANTESGRDGHTGARGMGTIGFAALRGGTVAGEHSVILAGEQERLTLSHSAENRAIFARGAVQGAAWLIGREPRRYTMQDVLGL; encoded by the coding sequence ATGGCAAGAATAGGCATCATCGGCAGAGACGGGCGCATGGGCGAGGCGCTGGCGAGCGTCGTCGCACAGATGGACCACGAGCTGGCGGGCGGCGTGGACCGCGGTGGCGACGTGGCGACGCTGGCCGACAACAGCGACGCGCTGGTCGATTTCAGCGCGCCGGCGGCGCTGGAGGCGAACCTGCACGCCGCGGTCGGCGCGGGGGTGCCGATCCTGATCGGGACCACCGGGCTGGCGGACCAGCATCATACGGCGATCGACAACGCCGCGCGCGCGGTACCCGTACTCCAGACGGGCAACACTTCGCTCGGCGTGACGCTGCTCGCGCATCTGGTGCACGAGGCGGCGGCGCGGCTGGGACCGGACTGGGACATCGAGATCGTCGAGATGCACCACCGGATGAAAGTCGATGCGCCCAGCGGCACGGCGAAGCTGTTGGGCGAAGCGGCGGCGGCCGGGCGCGGCGTGGACCTCGCCGCGAATACCGAGAGCGGGCGGGACGGGCACACCGGTGCTCGCGGCATGGGCACGATCGGCTTCGCGGCCCTGCGCGGCGGGACTGTGGCGGGCGAGCACAGCGTCATCCTGGCGGGCGAACAGGAACGCCTGACCCTGTCCCACAGCGCCGAAAACCGCGCGATCTTCGCCCGCGGCGCGGTGCAGGGGGCCGCGTGGCTGATCGGGCGCGAGCCGCGCCGCTACACCATGCAGGACGTGCTGGGGCTCTGA
- a CDS encoding DedA family protein — protein MSIETLIARFGLPAIFVGAAIEGETVVATGGLIAHRGLLPLAGVIAAAAAGSFLADQGFFWLGRSARQSRIVARIRRQSAYARALRLIERYPTAFIFAFRFLWGLRTVSPVAIGTSRIDWRRFAILNAVAALVWSSAVTAVGYALAGTLAALGARLRTVEHYALAIVLLAALAAGFGWWLRRRLRGGKEPGAR, from the coding sequence ATGTCGATCGAGACCCTCATCGCCCGTTTCGGACTGCCCGCGATCTTCGTCGGTGCCGCGATCGAAGGGGAGACGGTGGTCGCGACCGGCGGGTTGATCGCGCATCGCGGGCTGCTGCCGCTAGCGGGGGTGATCGCGGCCGCCGCTGCGGGGTCGTTCCTGGCCGATCAGGGATTCTTCTGGCTCGGCCGCTCCGCCCGGCAGAGCCGGATCGTCGCGCGCATCCGCCGCCAATCCGCCTACGCGCGGGCGCTGCGCCTCATAGAGCGCTACCCAACCGCCTTCATCTTCGCCTTCCGCTTCCTGTGGGGCCTGCGCACGGTCAGCCCGGTCGCGATCGGTACCTCGCGGATAGACTGGCGGCGCTTTGCCATCCTGAACGCGGTCGCCGCGCTGGTGTGGTCGAGCGCCGTGACCGCGGTCGGCTACGCACTGGCGGGCACGCTCGCCGCGCTGGGGGCGCGACTGCGCACGGTCGAGCATTACGCGCTGGCGATCGTGCTGCTGGCGGCGCTGGCCGCCGGTTTCGGGTGGTGGCTTCGCCGCCGGTTGCGCGGAGGTAAAGAGCCCGGCGCGCGCTAG
- a CDS encoding glutathione S-transferase family protein — MKLIIGNKNYSSWSLRGWLAAKQSGLAFEEIIVPMFGEEWESRKDDGEFQPSSGKVPILWDGETVVWDSLAILEYLGDKVGRERFWPKDDAARGMARAMVAEMHSSYVALRSECPMNVRRRVEGAKISETARQDVVRILGLWAEARARFGRGGPFLFGTFGAADIFYAPVVSRFLTYGFGVPGFAQSYMQAVWEHEWLQQWINASEDEEWVLEQYESVPAA, encoded by the coding sequence ATGAAACTGATCATCGGTAACAAGAACTACTCGAGCTGGAGCCTGCGCGGCTGGCTGGCGGCGAAGCAGTCGGGCCTCGCCTTCGAGGAGATCATCGTGCCGATGTTCGGGGAGGAGTGGGAGTCGCGCAAGGACGACGGCGAGTTCCAGCCGTCGAGCGGCAAGGTCCCGATCCTGTGGGACGGGGAAACGGTGGTGTGGGACAGCCTCGCCATCCTCGAATATCTGGGGGACAAGGTCGGGCGCGAGCGCTTCTGGCCGAAAGACGATGCGGCGCGCGGCATGGCCCGCGCGATGGTCGCCGAAATGCACAGCTCCTACGTCGCGCTGCGTTCCGAATGCCCGATGAACGTGCGCCGCCGGGTCGAAGGCGCGAAGATCAGCGAAACGGCGCGGCAGGACGTGGTCCGCATTCTGGGCTTGTGGGCGGAGGCGCGGGCGCGCTTCGGCCGGGGTGGCCCGTTCCTGTTCGGCACGTTCGGGGCGGCCGATATCTTCTACGCGCCGGTGGTCAGCCGTTTCCTTACCTACGGTTTCGGCGTACCGGGCTTCGCGCAAAGCTACATGCAGGCGGTATGGGAACACGAGTGGTTGCAGCAGTGGATCAACGCCTCGGAAGACGAGGAATGGGTGCTCGAACAATACGAAAGCGTGCCCGCCGCCTGA
- the nth gene encoding endonuclease III gives MTRDQIFEFFRRLAEDNPAPETELEYGNAYQLVVAVALSAQATDVGVNKATRALFAQVETPGQMLALGEEGLKEHIKTIGLFNSKAKNVIALSRLLVDEYGGEVPDTREDLVRLPGVGRKTANVVLNCWFGQETFAVDTHILRVGNRTGLAKGKTPEAVEAKLEKRVPAPFRLGAHHWLILHGRYVCKARTPECWRCPVVDLCSYRKKVLEKPKGR, from the coding sequence GTGACCAGGGACCAGATTTTCGAATTCTTCCGTCGGCTGGCGGAGGACAATCCCGCGCCAGAGACCGAGCTGGAATATGGCAACGCCTATCAGCTGGTGGTCGCGGTGGCGCTGTCGGCGCAGGCGACCGATGTCGGGGTGAACAAGGCGACGCGGGCGCTGTTCGCGCAGGTGGAAACGCCCGGGCAGATGCTGGCGCTGGGCGAGGAGGGGTTGAAGGAGCACATCAAGACGATCGGCCTGTTCAACTCCAAGGCGAAGAACGTCATCGCATTGAGCCGGCTGCTGGTCGACGAATATGGCGGAGAGGTGCCCGACACGCGCGAGGACCTCGTCCGCCTGCCCGGCGTGGGGCGCAAGACCGCCAATGTCGTGCTCAATTGCTGGTTCGGGCAGGAAACCTTCGCGGTCGACACCCACATCCTGCGCGTCGGCAACCGCACCGGCCTCGCCAAGGGCAAGACGCCCGAGGCGGTCGAGGCGAAGCTGGAAAAGCGCGTCCCCGCGCCCTTCCGCCTCGGCGCGCACCACTGGCTGATCCTGCACGGCCGCTACGTGTGCAAGGCACGCACGCCCGAATGCTGGCGCTGCCCGGTCGTGGACCTGTGCAGCTATCGCAAGAAGGTGCTGGAGAAGCCGAAAGGGCGGTGA
- a CDS encoding S1/P1 nuclease: MGARTIRKRARRLIGGALALLALAVPLPAGAWGWYGHQTIAEIALANVKPATRAKIRKLFAAERLVGTPDCKLSNMDDAATWPDCIRGDRDRWGHTGAWHYKDAPICEQYDPRADCPGGNCVNAQIERNLRILSDERLPDNVRLQALAFVVHFTGDIHQPLHSADDHDRGGNDKQVDYGIIPGKNLHSIWDTALAERAISSAHPPLVRRYSPAERARLAGGTPDDWGRESWQIARDTVYPEAFDRDACDEGKLPAEGELTQDDIVRAIPVVQRRVEQAGLRLADELDAAFAPGRIEEEPRAR; the protein is encoded by the coding sequence ATGGGTGCTCGAACAATACGAAAGCGTGCCCGCCGCCTGATCGGCGGCGCGCTGGCGCTGCTCGCGCTGGCCGTGCCGCTGCCTGCGGGCGCGTGGGGCTGGTACGGCCACCAGACGATCGCCGAGATCGCGCTGGCGAATGTGAAGCCCGCGACGCGGGCGAAGATCCGCAAGCTGTTCGCGGCGGAGCGGCTGGTCGGCACCCCCGACTGCAAGCTGTCGAACATGGACGACGCGGCCACCTGGCCCGACTGCATTCGGGGCGACCGCGATCGCTGGGGCCACACCGGTGCCTGGCACTACAAGGATGCGCCGATCTGCGAGCAATACGATCCGCGCGCGGACTGCCCCGGCGGCAACTGCGTGAACGCGCAGATCGAGCGAAACCTGCGCATCCTGTCGGACGAACGCCTGCCCGATAACGTGCGGCTGCAGGCGCTCGCCTTCGTGGTGCACTTTACCGGCGACATCCATCAGCCGCTGCACTCCGCCGACGATCACGACCGGGGCGGCAACGACAAGCAGGTCGATTACGGCATCATCCCGGGCAAGAACCTGCATTCGATCTGGGACACCGCGCTGGCCGAACGCGCGATCAGCTCCGCGCATCCCCCGCTGGTGCGCCGTTATTCGCCCGCCGAGCGCGCCCGGCTCGCAGGCGGCACGCCCGACGACTGGGGCCGCGAAAGCTGGCAGATCGCGCGCGACACGGTCTACCCCGAGGCATTCGACCGGGACGCGTGCGACGAGGGCAAGTTGCCCGCGGAAGGCGAGCTGACGCAGGACGACATCGTGCGCGCGATCCCCGTGGTGCAGCGCCGGGTGGAACAGGCGGGGCTGCGCCTCGCGGACGAGCTCGACGCCGCCTTCGCGCCGGGCCGGATCGAGGAAGAGCCGCGCGCGCGGTAG
- the dapE gene encoding succinyl-diaminopimelate desuccinylase: MGRAIEIARDLIAAESVTPATGEVFDVLEAQLAPFGFGVHRFTRGQGAPGSDEAPVENLFAVRRGPAGSRHFAFAGHLDVVPPGEGWASGAFEPEVRGELLYGRGAVDMKGAIACMVGAVANVPADAGTISFIVTGDEEGPALHGTRALIDWMAAAGERPDLCLVGEPTSVNRLGDMMKIGRRGSINIWLEAEGTQGHVAYPHLADNPIPRLVAMLAELDALVLDEGTDWFQPSNLEITDLEVGNPAHNVIPALAKARISIRFNDTHTGAQLAARVTEIAERHGGRARPVISGEPFLTPPGDFSNLIARAVEAETGVVPEASTSGGTSDARFLRSICPVIEFGLVNATMHKRDEAVAIADLDTLSRIYARVATAALADRGE; encoded by the coding sequence ATGGGAAGAGCCATCGAAATCGCGCGAGACCTGATCGCCGCCGAAAGCGTCACCCCGGCGACGGGCGAGGTGTTCGACGTGCTGGAGGCGCAGCTCGCACCGTTCGGCTTCGGGGTGCATCGCTTCACGCGGGGTCAGGGCGCGCCCGGCAGCGACGAGGCACCGGTCGAGAACCTGTTCGCGGTGCGCCGTGGGCCGGCGGGATCGCGCCACTTCGCCTTCGCCGGGCATCTCGACGTGGTCCCGCCGGGCGAAGGCTGGGCCAGCGGCGCGTTCGAACCCGAGGTTCGCGGCGAATTGCTCTACGGTCGTGGCGCGGTCGACATGAAGGGCGCGATCGCCTGCATGGTCGGTGCGGTGGCGAACGTACCGGCCGATGCCGGGACGATCAGCTTCATCGTCACCGGCGATGAGGAAGGCCCCGCGCTCCACGGCACCCGCGCGCTGATCGACTGGATGGCGGCGGCGGGCGAGCGGCCCGACCTGTGCCTCGTCGGCGAACCCACCAGCGTCAACCGGCTGGGCGACATGATGAAGATCGGGCGGCGCGGTTCGATCAATATCTGGCTGGAGGCCGAGGGGACGCAAGGCCACGTCGCTTACCCGCACCTCGCCGACAACCCGATCCCGCGCCTGGTCGCGATGCTGGCGGAACTGGACGCGCTGGTGCTGGACGAGGGGACCGACTGGTTCCAGCCGAGCAATCTGGAAATCACCGATCTGGAGGTCGGCAACCCGGCTCACAACGTGATCCCCGCGCTGGCGAAGGCGCGCATCTCGATCCGCTTCAACGACACGCATACCGGCGCGCAGCTGGCGGCACGCGTGACCGAAATCGCCGAGCGGCATGGTGGACGGGCGCGACCGGTCATTTCGGGCGAGCCGTTCCTGACCCCGCCGGGCGACTTCTCGAACCTGATCGCGCGCGCGGTGGAGGCGGAAACGGGCGTGGTGCCCGAGGCATCGACCAGCGGCGGCACCTCGGACGCGCGGTTTTTGCGCAGCATCTGCCCGGTGATCGAATTCGGCCTGGTCAACGCGACCATGCACAAGCGCGACGAAGCAGTGGCCATCGCCGATCTCGATACGCTAAGCCGCATCTACGCCCGCGTGGCGACCGCCGCCCTGGCGGACAGGGGAGAATAG
- the yidD gene encoding membrane protein insertion efficiency factor YidD, translating into MKRVLIWIARGWQLGPSLLIPPTCRYSPSCSHYAIEALEKHGAIRGGWLATKRILRCHPWGGHGYDPVPERSDKG; encoded by the coding sequence ATGAAGCGCGTGCTGATCTGGATCGCGCGCGGCTGGCAACTGGGCCCGTCGCTCCTGATACCGCCGACCTGCCGCTATTCGCCCAGCTGCTCGCATTACGCGATAGAGGCGCTGGAGAAGCACGGGGCAATCAGGGGTGGATGGCTGGCGACGAAGCGTATACTGCGCTGCCATCCATGGGGCGGGCACGGCTACGATCCGGTGCCCGAACGCTCCGACAAGGGCTGA
- a CDS encoding MarR family winged helix-turn-helix transcriptional regulator encodes MEFEKNLSAGYLVNHLARMFERALAERIRPLGITPGVFPALLELWAGDGLTQKDLVNRLDIEQATIANTLARMERDGLIRRERDQADGRVQRVWLTKRGRSLRDPATQAADGVNRDMLASFSCEEQQRLIELMGQLVDTAHRQRTPAGQPGAV; translated from the coding sequence ATGGAATTCGAGAAGAATCTCTCTGCCGGTTATCTGGTCAATCATCTCGCGCGCATGTTCGAAAGAGCCTTGGCCGAGCGGATCAGGCCGCTTGGCATCACCCCGGGTGTCTTCCCCGCGCTGCTAGAACTCTGGGCCGGCGACGGGCTGACCCAGAAGGACCTGGTGAACCGCCTCGACATCGAGCAGGCGACGATCGCCAATACGCTCGCCCGAATGGAGCGCGATGGATTGATCAGGCGGGAGCGGGATCAGGCCGATGGACGGGTGCAGCGCGTCTGGCTGACGAAGCGCGGAAGAAGCCTGCGAGATCCCGCGACGCAGGCAGCCGATGGCGTCAACCGGGATATGCTGGCGTCCTTTTCATGCGAGGAGCAGCAGCGTTTGATCGAATTGATGGGCCAACTTGTCGACACCGCACACAGGCAAAGAACGCCTGCCGGGCAGCCGGGAGCAGTCTAG